Proteins encoded in a region of the Altererythrobacter ishigakiensis genome:
- the queG gene encoding tRNA epoxyqueuosine(34) reductase QueG, with translation MVNAASKSDLKARIAAEAERLGFAAFGVTDATDDPLRAKRLHQWLGAGHHASMEWMETRADVRHGPQSLWPEAKSVIALGMSYAPADDPLALEAHPEKARISVYARGKDYHDTVKKKLKALARWMVEHEPDNELKVFVDTAPVMEKPLGEAAGIGWQGKHTNLVSCSHGNWLFLGAIYTTLELKPDNPHSDRCGSCKACQVACPTDAFPAPYQLDARRCISYLTIEHKGPIAEEFREALGNRIYGCDDCLAVCPWNKFAETAASNRDFLPRAELVAPRLNELLDLNDAGFRQLFSGSPIKRIGRDRFIRNCLYAAGNSGDATLLAHAEALQNDPNPAVADAARWAITKLRAVP, from the coding sequence GTGGTTAACGCCGCTTCAAAATCGGACCTGAAGGCACGCATTGCGGCTGAAGCGGAGCGTCTGGGCTTTGCCGCGTTCGGCGTGACTGATGCGACGGACGATCCGCTACGCGCAAAGCGGCTGCATCAATGGCTTGGTGCCGGACATCACGCTTCGATGGAGTGGATGGAAACGCGCGCCGATGTAAGGCACGGGCCGCAATCGTTGTGGCCGGAGGCAAAAAGCGTCATCGCGCTGGGCATGAGCTATGCCCCTGCCGATGACCCGCTGGCTCTTGAGGCGCATCCGGAAAAGGCGCGCATCTCCGTCTATGCACGCGGCAAGGATTATCACGATACGGTCAAGAAGAAGCTCAAAGCATTGGCGCGCTGGATGGTCGAGCACGAGCCTGATAACGAGCTAAAGGTCTTTGTAGATACCGCGCCGGTGATGGAAAAGCCGCTGGGCGAAGCAGCTGGAATCGGCTGGCAAGGCAAGCACACCAACCTGGTCAGTTGTTCGCATGGCAATTGGTTGTTTCTGGGCGCGATCTACACAACGCTTGAGCTGAAGCCGGATAATCCACATTCGGATCGTTGTGGATCATGCAAAGCCTGTCAGGTGGCGTGTCCAACTGACGCTTTCCCGGCGCCGTATCAACTGGATGCCCGGCGTTGCATTTCGTATCTTACGATTGAGCACAAAGGCCCGATTGCGGAGGAGTTTCGTGAGGCATTGGGCAACCGGATTTATGGCTGCGATGACTGTCTGGCCGTTTGCCCGTGGAACAAGTTTGCAGAAACTGCGGCGTCAAATCGGGATTTTCTTCCCCGCGCGGAACTTGTGGCCCCCCGCCTGAATGAGCTGCTGGACTTGAACGACGCTGGCTTTCGCCAACTGTTCTCAGGCTCTCCAATCAAGCGGATCGGGCGCGACAGGTTCATCCGCAACTGCCTCTATGCGGCGGGAAACAGTGGCGATGCTACATTGCTGGCGCATGCAGAGGCGTTACAAAATGACCCGAATCCGGCGGTTGCCGATGCAGCCCGCTGGGCGATCACCAAGCTCAGAGCAGTTCCTTGA
- a CDS encoding ABC transporter ATP-binding protein, with product MSVSDHAPAGNAAHAGADAPLAIEARGLVKRFDGTTAVDGVDISIPQGAIYGILGPNGAGKTTTLRMLLGIIDPDEGIRRVFGHDHPHDIGRLIGYLPEERGLYPAMKAVEAIAFMGALRGLPLAEGRARGRELLERHDLGHAADRQIRQLSKGMAQTVQLLGTLVHQPRLVVLDEPFSGLDAINQGKLERMIRELADNGVTVIFSTHVIHHAERLCEGVAIIAGGKVPYAGSVEAARDRIPAQVRLETHQREGAWTAALPPDTRREGDFFHFPLPETGIEPLLKQLIEGEAGIESLSIERAGLHDAFVSIAGEAAARAMDEEKAQEGRQ from the coding sequence ATGTCGGTAAGCGATCACGCCCCTGCGGGCAATGCAGCTCACGCCGGTGCTGACGCGCCTCTTGCGATTGAAGCGCGCGGGCTGGTCAAACGGTTTGACGGCACGACCGCCGTTGACGGGGTCGATATCTCGATCCCACAAGGCGCGATCTACGGCATTTTAGGGCCCAATGGCGCGGGCAAGACCACAACTTTGCGCATGCTTTTGGGAATCATCGACCCAGACGAAGGCATTCGGCGTGTGTTCGGTCATGATCACCCGCACGATATCGGACGACTGATTGGCTATTTACCCGAAGAGCGCGGGCTGTACCCTGCCATGAAGGCTGTCGAAGCCATCGCTTTCATGGGCGCATTGCGCGGCTTGCCGTTAGCCGAAGGACGCGCCCGAGGGCGCGAACTGCTCGAGCGGCATGATCTGGGCCATGCTGCTGACCGCCAGATCCGTCAGCTTTCAAAAGGCATGGCGCAGACTGTGCAATTGCTCGGCACGCTGGTGCATCAACCTCGCCTGGTAGTGCTGGACGAACCATTCAGCGGGCTCGATGCGATCAATCAGGGCAAGCTGGAGCGAATGATCCGCGAGCTGGCAGACAATGGCGTAACGGTCATTTTCTCGACTCACGTCATCCACCATGCAGAGCGGCTTTGCGAAGGTGTGGCCATCATTGCGGGCGGGAAGGTTCCCTATGCCGGCAGCGTGGAAGCGGCGCGTGACCGGATTCCTGCGCAGGTCCGGCTTGAGACGCATCAACGCGAAGGGGCGTGGACCGCTGCCTTGCCACCAGACACCCGACGCGAAGGTGACTTCTTCCACTTTCCGCTCCCCGAAACCGGGATTGAGCCCTTGCTCAAACAGTTGATCGAAGGCGAAGCGGGCATTGAATCTTTGTCTATCGAGCGGGCCGGCTTGCATGATGCCTTTGTGTCGATCGCAGGTGAAGCCGCCGCGCGAGCTATGGACGAGGAAAAGGCGCAGGAGGGCAGGCAATGA
- a CDS encoding ABC transporter permease has product MSKAAPPPITSHQNSRLSTVQAAFVVARRDFVAILFSRSFLFFLLGPIFPLIIGLASGGLGAAAAEQSNQARIAMQMPREDMDAIRAAHRQIEDELGPARIPHFYFFDRAEGYKELDPQEMLADNTGRYGAVLMGTLDSPKLVAPREQMNAWRGFVAMHLAIAQGKQEISYPALETEISQVSGTKVRDERQDTAQLSMTLLFLLMMLLAGMVLSNLVEEKANKIIEILAAALPMDAVFLGKLFAMLAVSLVGIMVWFSAIAVFIGIAGDVGDVQATITGMPTPAIGWPLFTLMFVINFSMGYLLIGSIFLAIGALASTVREVQTLSMPVTMLQLFIFFFCMFTLFSGTVWLELAAILFPLSSPFAMTARAAQYPEILPLIGALAYQAMWVAIFVRLGAKLFRKRVMKSGGGGPKRGIGERLKLRFARQN; this is encoded by the coding sequence ATGAGCAAAGCAGCTCCCCCTCCCATCACCTCTCACCAGAATTCGCGACTCTCGACAGTACAGGCGGCTTTCGTGGTCGCCCGACGCGACTTTGTAGCAATTCTGTTCAGCCGAAGCTTCCTGTTCTTCCTTCTGGGGCCGATTTTCCCGTTGATCATCGGGTTGGCATCCGGCGGGCTTGGCGCGGCAGCTGCAGAGCAATCGAATCAAGCCCGGATCGCGATGCAAATGCCTCGCGAGGATATGGACGCAATCCGCGCCGCGCATAGGCAGATCGAAGACGAACTGGGACCGGCGCGAATCCCGCATTTCTACTTTTTTGATCGGGCCGAAGGCTACAAGGAACTCGATCCGCAAGAAATGCTGGCAGACAACACGGGGCGCTATGGCGCGGTGCTGATGGGCACACTGGATTCGCCCAAGCTCGTTGCGCCGCGCGAACAGATGAACGCCTGGCGCGGCTTTGTGGCAATGCATTTGGCGATTGCGCAAGGTAAGCAGGAAATCTCCTATCCTGCGCTTGAGACCGAGATTTCTCAGGTTAGCGGCACCAAGGTCAGAGACGAGCGGCAGGACACTGCGCAGCTTTCGATGACGCTGCTGTTTCTCCTGATGATGCTGCTTGCAGGTATGGTGCTTTCAAATCTGGTGGAAGAAAAGGCCAACAAGATCATCGAAATTCTGGCTGCAGCGCTGCCTATGGACGCAGTTTTCCTGGGCAAGCTGTTCGCGATGCTGGCCGTTTCATTAGTCGGAATAATGGTGTGGTTCAGCGCGATTGCCGTTTTCATCGGGATTGCCGGGGACGTGGGCGATGTGCAGGCAACGATTACCGGCATGCCTACGCCTGCGATTGGATGGCCGTTGTTCACGCTGATGTTCGTGATCAATTTTTCAATGGGTTATCTGCTGATAGGCTCGATCTTCCTTGCGATTGGAGCGCTCGCCAGCACAGTGCGCGAAGTGCAGACGTTGTCCATGCCGGTTACCATGCTGCAGCTGTTCATTTTCTTCTTCTGCATGTTCACACTGTTCAGTGGCACCGTATGGCTAGAACTGGCCGCAATCCTCTTCCCGCTAAGTTCACCCTTCGCGATGACAGCACGCGCTGCTCAATATCCCGAGATTCTGCCGCTGATCGGCGCGTTGGCGTATCAGGCAATGTGGGTCGCGATATTCGTCCGCCTTGGCGCAAAGCTCTTCCGCAAACGGGTGATGAAGTCAGGTGGGGGCGGGCCCAAACGCGGCATTGGAGAGCGGCTTAAACTGCGTTTTGCCCGGCAGAACTGA
- a CDS encoding cytochrome P450, translated as MATIAPQRPEVRRSPSAYEALKQHFAEHPEDALEHTHKWDVSRSDIYVENRWQPIFKEMRDAGPLHYIPDSPFGPYWAVVGHKAIQHIEALPETFSSSWEYGGITILERLSDEEMAARGIEERRELPMFIAMDRPQHTGQRRTVAPKFTPSGMAEMEGEIRQRTGELLDSLPRGEVFDWVDKVSIELTTGMLAILFGFPWEDRRLLTFWSDWSGDTELATVRELDEIRWEILNEMGAYFQSLWIERTHDKEPGDDLISMMIHSDAMNQMSPQEFMGNLILLIVGGNDTTRNSMSGIIYQLDKNPDQRKLYEQKPELIPNAVQEILRMQTPLAHMRRTCTEDTEVFGQQIKKGDKVVLWYLSANRDEEVFDNPDKLDIERENARRHIAFGYGIHRCVGARLAELQLRVLLEEMHKRRMRVHVAGDIERVRANFVHGFRKLEVEITQF; from the coding sequence ATGGCTACAATTGCTCCGCAGCGCCCCGAAGTGCGCAGATCCCCATCCGCTTACGAAGCGCTGAAACAGCATTTCGCGGAGCATCCCGAGGACGCGTTGGAGCACACCCATAAATGGGATGTAAGCCGGAGCGACATCTACGTTGAGAACAGATGGCAGCCAATCTTCAAGGAAATGCGGGATGCGGGCCCACTCCACTATATTCCCGATAGTCCGTTCGGGCCCTATTGGGCAGTAGTCGGCCACAAGGCGATTCAGCATATCGAAGCGTTGCCAGAAACATTCTCTTCCAGTTGGGAATACGGCGGGATCACGATTCTAGAGCGGTTGAGCGATGAAGAAATGGCCGCCCGCGGCATCGAAGAGCGTCGTGAGTTGCCTATGTTCATCGCCATGGACCGGCCGCAGCACACCGGTCAACGCCGCACTGTCGCCCCCAAGTTTACACCCAGCGGCATGGCCGAGATGGAAGGCGAGATTCGTCAGCGGACCGGCGAACTGCTCGACTCTTTGCCTCGCGGTGAGGTTTTCGACTGGGTCGACAAGGTCTCGATCGAGTTGACGACTGGGATGCTGGCGATCCTGTTCGGCTTCCCCTGGGAAGACCGCCGCCTACTGACATTCTGGTCTGACTGGTCAGGTGATACAGAGCTTGCGACGGTGCGCGAGCTGGATGAAATCCGCTGGGAAATTCTCAACGAAATGGGCGCCTATTTCCAGTCGCTGTGGATCGAGCGGACCCACGACAAGGAACCCGGCGACGATCTGATTTCGATGATGATTCATTCGGACGCGATGAATCAGATGAGCCCGCAGGAATTCATGGGCAATTTGATACTGTTGATCGTCGGCGGCAATGACACGACCCGCAATTCGATGAGCGGCATCATTTACCAGCTCGACAAGAATCCGGACCAGCGCAAACTTTACGAGCAGAAGCCTGAGTTGATTCCCAATGCCGTTCAGGAAATCCTGCGCATGCAGACACCACTGGCACATATGCGGCGCACTTGCACCGAAGACACCGAGGTCTTTGGTCAGCAGATCAAGAAAGGCGACAAGGTTGTCCTATGGTATCTGTCGGCCAACCGCGACGAAGAAGTATTCGACAACCCTGACAAGCTGGACATTGAGCGTGAGAATGCGCGCCGCCATATCGCGTTTGGTTATGGCATTCACCGCTGCGTCGGCGCGCGGCTGGCAGAGTTGCAATTGCGGGTTTTGCTGGAAGAAATGCACAAACGCCGGATGCGCGTTCATGTCGCAGGCGACATTGAGCGAGTGCGCGCCAATTTCGTGCACGGCTTCCGCAAGCTGGAAGTCGAAATCACTCAGTTTTGA
- the msrB gene encoding peptide-methionine (R)-S-oxide reductase MsrB, whose product MSRQDGTEMKLKSNADRRRVLIGLSAGAAVPVLAACGTSPAQAKDFPFQLSEAEWRRRLTKDEFYILREAGTERSFTSPLNDEKRDGTYHCAGCDNLIYSSETKYESGTGWPAFYRAEPNAVGTSVDYKLGFPRTEVHCADCGGHLGHIFGDGPPPTGKRHCINGIAMDFKPA is encoded by the coding sequence ATGAGCAGACAAGATGGGACTGAGATGAAGCTGAAATCCAACGCAGATCGCCGCCGTGTTCTGATCGGACTGAGCGCCGGTGCCGCTGTGCCGGTGCTGGCCGCTTGTGGCACGTCGCCAGCGCAGGCGAAAGATTTCCCGTTTCAGCTCAGCGAAGCCGAGTGGCGGCGTCGATTGACCAAGGACGAATTCTATATTCTGCGCGAGGCCGGTACCGAACGCAGCTTCACATCGCCACTGAACGACGAAAAGCGTGATGGTACCTATCACTGCGCTGGCTGCGACAATCTGATTTATTCATCCGAGACCAAATACGAAAGCGGTACTGGCTGGCCTGCATTCTATCGAGCCGAGCCAAATGCGGTCGGAACATCGGTCGACTACAAGCTCGGATTTCCGCGAACTGAAGTGCACTGTGCCGATTGCGGCGGTCATCTGGGCCATATTTTTGGAGATGGGCCGCCGCCTACTGGCAAACGTCACTGCATCAATGGTATCGCGATGGACTTCAAGCCGGCCTAA
- a CDS encoding GtrA family protein has protein sequence MISFLAKLRDVRLIRYGFASVGALAVDVGVFLALLAANVVAAPASAFGYTFGIIAHWLLSSRKVFQDKVAHGGKARTWQKTLFVISALLGLGLTTAIVGGADYAGFDPRLAKLVAIVASFTLTYVLRSKVVFQHGKD, from the coding sequence GTGATTTCCTTTCTTGCCAAACTGCGCGACGTCCGCTTGATCCGCTACGGCTTTGCCAGCGTGGGCGCTCTCGCTGTTGATGTTGGCGTATTCCTGGCCCTGTTGGCCGCGAACGTCGTAGCGGCGCCAGCTTCGGCGTTTGGTTATACCTTTGGTATAATTGCGCATTGGTTGCTGTCGAGCCGCAAGGTGTTCCAGGACAAGGTTGCGCACGGCGGCAAGGCCAGAACCTGGCAGAAAACCCTCTTTGTGATTTCGGCCTTATTGGGCCTTGGCCTGACCACAGCGATTGTAGGCGGCGCTGACTATGCCGGATTTGATCCGCGTTTGGCCAAACTTGTTGCCATCGTCGCCAGCTTCACGCTGACCTATGTGCTGCGGAGCAAAGTCGTGTTCCAGCACGGTAAAGACTGA
- a CDS encoding GtrA family protein, which produces MASASGTAIDLASLWLLYSMGVGAGLAAATGYALGTAAHWFVSSRFVFPDRLANVGLKRGWQQVLFVVSAICGIAMTGVIVDWGVTAGAPLWLAKGAAMAASFLAVFLMRLTIVFRARK; this is translated from the coding sequence GTGGCAAGCGCGAGCGGTACAGCTATCGATCTCGCGAGCTTGTGGTTGTTGTATTCCATGGGTGTAGGTGCAGGTTTGGCCGCCGCAACAGGGTATGCGCTCGGCACCGCTGCACATTGGTTTGTCTCAAGCCGATTTGTTTTCCCGGATCGTCTTGCGAACGTTGGTCTTAAGCGTGGCTGGCAGCAAGTGCTGTTTGTCGTATCGGCCATATGCGGAATCGCCATGACCGGAGTGATTGTTGATTGGGGTGTTACGGCAGGTGCCCCACTATGGCTGGCCAAGGGTGCGGCCATGGCAGCGAGCTTCTTGGCAGTGTTTCTCATGCGGCTGACAATCGTATTCCGCGCGCGCAAATAA
- a CDS encoding NAD(P)/FAD-dependent oxidoreductase, with protein MENPASKGHAAVDVDVAIIGAGPAGLTAGYLLTKQGKSVAIIEKDATYVGGISRTVEHEGYRFDIGGHRFFSKSQQVVDLWNEILPDDFIQRPRMSRIYYEGKFYSYPLRAFEALWNLGILRSTVCMASYLRYKLFPIKDVKSFEDWTTNQFGKKLYSIFFKTYTEKVWGMPCNEMSADWAAQRIKGLSLWNAVTDGLKRSLGLNKKPNDGQEVKTLLETFRYPRLGPGMMWDAARDKIIATGKGQVLMGHALKQLASDGNGGWSMTADGPEGEIQIRAKHALSSAPMRELAARLHPLPESSLQAKGLKYRDFLTVALMVKSEDLFPDNWIYIHDDRVQVGRVQNFRSWSPEMVPDEDMACVGLEYFCFEGDGLWSSSDQDLVEQATREMEILGLCDPARVMSGAVVRQEKAYPVYDDEYEANVEALRVELEQKHPTLHLVGRNGMHRYNNQDHAMMTAMLTVENIIAGERLYDTWCVNEDAEYHEAGDEGDDNAIGAREVSKDQAAALQSVRDVPERIKKSA; from the coding sequence ATGGAAAACCCTGCTTCCAAAGGCCATGCCGCAGTGGATGTGGATGTCGCAATTATCGGAGCTGGTCCAGCTGGGCTGACCGCCGGCTATTTGCTGACAAAGCAAGGCAAATCAGTCGCAATTATCGAAAAAGACGCGACCTACGTTGGCGGTATCAGCCGCACGGTCGAGCATGAGGGCTACCGCTTCGATATTGGCGGACACCGTTTCTTTTCGAAGAGCCAGCAAGTCGTGGACTTGTGGAACGAGATCCTGCCGGACGACTTCATTCAGCGCCCGCGGATGAGCCGCATCTATTACGAAGGCAAATTTTACAGCTATCCGCTGCGCGCGTTTGAGGCCCTGTGGAATCTGGGCATTCTGCGCTCCACCGTCTGCATGGCCAGCTATCTTCGCTACAAGCTTTTTCCGATCAAGGACGTCAAAAGCTTTGAAGACTGGACCACCAATCAGTTTGGCAAGAAGCTCTATTCGATCTTTTTCAAGACCTATACCGAGAAGGTGTGGGGCATGCCGTGCAATGAAATGAGCGCGGATTGGGCAGCACAGCGCATCAAGGGCTTGTCGCTCTGGAATGCGGTGACTGACGGGCTGAAGCGTTCGCTTGGCCTGAACAAGAAACCCAATGACGGGCAGGAAGTAAAAACCCTGCTTGAGACCTTCCGCTATCCGCGGCTTGGCCCGGGCATGATGTGGGACGCAGCGCGTGACAAGATCATCGCCACGGGCAAAGGCCAGGTGTTGATGGGTCATGCGCTCAAGCAACTTGCCAGCGACGGCAACGGCGGATGGTCTATGACTGCCGACGGACCCGAAGGCGAAATTCAGATCCGGGCGAAACATGCGCTCAGCTCCGCACCGATGCGCGAACTGGCCGCGCGTCTGCATCCGCTGCCTGAAAGTTCGCTTCAGGCTAAGGGTTTGAAGTATCGCGATTTCCTGACGGTTGCGCTCATGGTCAAGTCCGAAGACCTGTTCCCGGACAATTGGATATACATCCATGACGACCGTGTGCAGGTGGGGCGTGTGCAGAATTTCCGCAGCTGGTCGCCTGAAATGGTGCCAGACGAAGACATGGCATGCGTCGGTCTTGAATATTTCTGTTTTGAAGGTGACGGGCTTTGGTCGTCATCGGATCAGGATCTGGTCGAGCAGGCCACTCGGGAAATGGAAATTCTGGGCCTGTGTGACCCGGCCCGCGTGATGAGCGGGGCGGTTGTCCGTCAGGAAAAGGCCTATCCTGTATATGATGACGAGTACGAGGCGAACGTTGAGGCACTGCGCGTTGAGCTCGAACAGAAGCACCCGACTTTGCATCTGGTTGGTCGCAACGGCATGCACCGCTACAACAATCAGGATCACGCGATGATGACCGCGATGCTGACAGTTGAAAATATCATTGCCGGGGAACGCCTGTACGATACCTGGTGTGTCAACGAAGATGCGGAGTATCACGAAGCGGGCGACGAAGGCGACGATAACGCCATCGGGGCACGCGAAGTGAGCAAGGATCAGGCCGCAGCTTTGCAGTCGGTGCGGGACGTGCCAGAACGGATCAAGAAATCAGCTTGA
- a CDS encoding PilZ domain-containing protein, with translation MRFSAAKSGRRSQGYAAMDQAALKPDAGFETVEPAEQRAARRYSLLIRPAKLVSPQGEFICVLRDVSRTGVSAKLFHKLPRCEEYTLEMQNGQAYQMAKVWERDGEAGFAFSSQVDIGTLIAEPSNFPKRGLRLDLSFPITISAASVAHMAFVENFSQQGARLVCSGKLAIDQSVMIEGDNLRAIRAKVRWRRGDCYGIVFDDTFSLRDFAQLVAQMQCPVLFE, from the coding sequence ATGCGTTTCAGCGCGGCCAAATCGGGACGCAGAAGTCAGGGGTATGCAGCAATGGATCAGGCGGCCTTGAAGCCGGACGCAGGATTTGAGACGGTGGAGCCGGCGGAGCAACGCGCGGCCCGTCGGTATTCCCTGCTTATACGACCAGCCAAACTGGTATCGCCGCAGGGTGAATTCATCTGCGTGTTGCGAGATGTATCGCGCACCGGGGTAAGCGCGAAGCTGTTCCACAAACTGCCCCGCTGCGAAGAGTACACTTTGGAGATGCAGAACGGCCAGGCCTACCAAATGGCCAAAGTGTGGGAGCGCGATGGCGAGGCGGGCTTCGCTTTTTCCAGCCAGGTGGATATCGGCACTCTGATAGCCGAGCCAAGCAACTTTCCGAAGCGTGGATTGCGTTTAGATCTGAGTTTTCCGATCACTATTTCAGCAGCATCGGTTGCGCATATGGCATTTGTCGAGAATTTCTCTCAGCAAGGCGCCCGCTTGGTTTGCAGCGGAAAACTGGCGATCGATCAGAGTGTTATGATCGAAGGCGATAATTTGCGAGCAATTCGCGCCAAAGTGCGTTGGAGGCGCGGGGACTGCTATGGCATCGTCTTTGATGACACTTTCTCATTGCGCGATTTTGCTCAATTGGTCGCGCAGATGCAGTGCCCGGTTCTGTTTGAGTAG
- a CDS encoding integration host factor subunit beta, which translates to MIRSELLQALHQDNPELRAEEIEQVVDIFFDEISDRLAEGGRVELRGFGAFSTREREARVGRNPRTGEAVEVPAKRVPYFKAGKDMRKRLNDE; encoded by the coding sequence ATGATTAGATCCGAATTGCTGCAGGCGCTTCATCAGGACAATCCGGAACTGCGCGCTGAAGAAATCGAACAAGTGGTGGACATCTTCTTTGATGAAATATCCGACAGGCTTGCTGAGGGCGGGCGCGTGGAGCTGCGCGGATTTGGTGCTTTCTCTACGCGTGAGCGTGAAGCGCGCGTCGGGCGCAATCCGCGCACTGGCGAGGCGGTTGAAGTTCCTGCCAAGCGTGTGCCGTATTTCAAAGCTGGCAAGGACATGCGCAAGCGCTTGAACGACGAGTAA
- a CDS encoding GntR family transcriptional regulator, with the protein MSQNRPVYLKLRDQIAAAIIEGRYAEGAMLPSVRALAAEEGANPLTVAKAYQQFQNDGLVEVQRGVGMYVVDGAADRLRSQERQNFLDKEWPEIRARMKRLGINPAELAQSA; encoded by the coding sequence ATGAGCCAGAACCGACCCGTCTATCTGAAGCTGCGCGATCAAATCGCAGCTGCCATTATTGAAGGCCGCTATGCCGAAGGTGCGATGCTGCCGTCTGTGCGTGCGCTGGCCGCTGAAGAAGGTGCCAATCCGCTCACGGTGGCCAAAGCATATCAGCAGTTCCAGAACGATGGTCTGGTTGAGGTTCAGCGCGGCGTAGGCATGTATGTGGTCGACGGCGCGGCTGATCGCCTGCGTAGTCAGGAACGGCAGAATTTTCTCGATAAGGAATGGCCCGAAATTCGTGCGCGCATGAAACGACTTGGGATCAATCCGGCCGAACTCGCTCAAAGCGCCTGA
- a CDS encoding peptide MFS transporter, which translates to MTLEEIIVAIAATFLVLLLIGGATIVTSKNEEFAGHPKGLFVLFFAEMWERFSYYGMRALLIFYLTQHWLFNDEKASVIYGAYTALVYIAPVLGGYLADRYLGQRKAVLFGAVLLTIGHFLMAFEGEAGTGFQNNPMIDVFWAALAFIIVGSGFLKANISVIVGQLYPRTDIRRDGAYTIFYMGINVGAAVGTIIAGYLGQTYGWAYGFGAAGIGMLLGLIVFIVFKPLLLGKGESTVPEKLEAPFMGMKFEWVLYIIGFAAVGVTWWLVQNQAIVGTILGVFGLALVAYVVWEAIKIGGHDRDRIFAAMFLIIGSVLFWALFEQAGSSLNLFTDRYVDRQGVSASIFQSINPIYIIMLAPLFAGLWTWLAKKGLEPSTPAKFGLALIQLGAGFLVLVLGANSVGMENMTPVIFIFLIYLLHTTGELCLSPVGLSAMNRLAPAHMASLIMGTWFFASATGNFVAGLIAAATGSEAASGEGAAKETVLAVYSQIGWITVGVGVAVIVISPLIKRLMHLDTLKDDEALEGVAEAGLEAQEGGIHPATRSSN; encoded by the coding sequence ATGACACTTGAAGAAATCATCGTTGCCATCGCGGCGACGTTTCTGGTGCTGCTGCTAATTGGCGGCGCTACAATCGTAACGTCCAAGAATGAGGAATTTGCCGGACATCCCAAGGGGCTGTTCGTCTTATTCTTTGCCGAGATGTGGGAGCGTTTCTCCTATTACGGCATGCGCGCCTTGCTGATTTTCTATCTGACACAGCACTGGCTCTTCAACGATGAAAAAGCCTCAGTCATCTACGGCGCCTACACAGCGCTTGTGTATATCGCCCCGGTTCTAGGCGGGTATCTGGCTGATCGTTACCTGGGCCAGCGCAAAGCCGTACTGTTTGGTGCCGTGCTTTTGACCATCGGTCACTTCTTGATGGCATTCGAAGGCGAAGCGGGGACCGGCTTTCAGAACAACCCCATGATCGATGTTTTCTGGGCCGCGCTCGCGTTCATCATTGTCGGTTCGGGGTTCCTGAAGGCAAACATCTCGGTCATCGTGGGGCAGCTGTACCCGCGCACCGACATCCGCCGCGACGGTGCGTACACCATCTTCTACATGGGCATTAACGTTGGTGCAGCCGTCGGCACGATCATCGCCGGTTACCTTGGCCAGACCTATGGCTGGGCATACGGCTTTGGCGCGGCCGGCATCGGCATGCTGCTGGGCCTCATCGTCTTCATCGTGTTCAAACCGCTGCTGCTGGGCAAAGGTGAAAGCACTGTGCCGGAGAAACTCGAAGCGCCATTCATGGGCATGAAGTTCGAATGGGTACTATACATTATCGGCTTCGCAGCCGTCGGCGTTACGTGGTGGCTGGTTCAGAATCAGGCGATCGTTGGAACGATACTGGGTGTGTTCGGACTTGCCCTCGTGGCATACGTTGTATGGGAGGCGATCAAGATTGGTGGCCACGACCGCGACCGGATCTTCGCAGCCATGTTCCTGATCATCGGTTCGGTCTTGTTCTGGGCATTGTTCGAGCAAGCGGGTTCATCGCTGAACCTGTTCACTGACCGCTATGTCGACCGTCAGGGTGTCTCTGCCTCGATCTTCCAGTCGATCAATCCGATCTACATCATCATGCTTGCGCCGTTGTTCGCAGGGCTGTGGACCTGGCTCGCAAAGAAAGGCCTGGAACCCTCAACGCCTGCGAAATTCGGATTGGCACTGATCCAGTTGGGTGCTGGTTTCCTTGTGCTGGTGCTTGGCGCAAACTCAGTAGGCATGGAGAATATGACACCGGTCATCTTCATCTTCCTTATCTATCTGCTGCACACCACGGGTGAGCTTTGCCTCTCGCCGGTCGGACTCTCAGCCATGAACAGGCTGGCTCCTGCGCATATGGCATCGCTGATCATGGGCACATGGTTCTTCGCATCGGCGACCGGCAATTTCGTTGCCGGACTGATCGCGGCCGCGACCGGTTCCGAAGCCGCATCAGGCGAGGGCGCAGCCAAGGAAACCGTGCTTGCGGTCTACAGCCAGATTGGCTGGATCACGGTTGGTGTCGGTGTGGCGGTTATCGTGATCAGCCCGCTGATCAAGCGCCTGATGCACCTCGATACGCTCAAGGATGATGAAGCGCTCGAAGGCGTCGCAGAAGCTGGCCTCGAAGCGCAAGAGGGCGGGATACATCCGGCCACTCGCTCGTCTAACTAA